A single genomic interval of Armigeres subalbatus isolate Guangzhou_Male unplaced genomic scaffold, GZ_Asu_2 Contig624, whole genome shotgun sequence harbors:
- the LOC134204495 gene encoding uncharacterized protein LOC134204495, with product MERIVRPAAGLTALYYLRDFLIRGKSRRWWVRPSNQYRSTEGYFETDYDRMRQRDPDYFQDSIRMSPSTFDLLLRKVRSRLEKFSFRRPISPACRLFLTLMYLAHGTPVAIMARMFKMGESTIRNITMEVSDVLWEVLVRDYLPVPLEEDFRRYAEEFKEKWKFPNCCGAIDGKHVAIQCPPNAGSTFYNYKGYHSIVLMGLCNANYEFLMVDIGAFGGNSDGGIFSNCIFGQLLLQNQVGLPEPCALPNTEVMFPHFIVGDSAFP from the exons ATGGAACGGATTGTGCGACCGGCTGCAGGCTTGACAGCTTTATATTATTTACGCGATTTTCTCATCAGAGGAAAGTCACGGCGTTGGTGGGTTCGACCTTCTAACCAGTATCGCTCCACTGAAGGATATTTTGAAACCGATTACGATCGAATGCGGCAAAGAGATCCGGATTACTTCCAGGATTCGATACGTATGAGCCCTTCCACTTTCGACCTACTGTTGAGGAAAGTTCGATCTCGGCTGGAGAAATTCTCATTTCGAAGGCCTATTTCTCCAGCATGTAGATTGTTTCTCACTCTAAT GTATCTTGCTCATGGTACCCCAGTCGCTATAATGGCCAGAATGTTCAAGATGGGTGAATCAACGATTCGTAATATCACGATGGAGGTGAGCGACGTCCTTTGGGAAGTTCTCGTTCGTGATTACCTACCTGTGCCGCTTGAAGAAGACTTCAGAAGGTATGCCGAAGAGTTCAAAGAGAAGTGGAAGTTTCCAAATTGCTGCGGTGCAATTGACGGGAAGCACGTCGCCATCCAATGCCCACCGAATGCCGGGTCCACTTTCTACAACTATAAAGGATATCACTCGATCGTTCTCATGGGATTATGTAACGCGAACTATGAATTTTTGATGGTGGATATTGGCGCTTTCGGTGGCAACAGTGATGGAGGTATTTTCTCCAATTGCATTTTTGGACAACTTTTGCTGCAAAATCAAGTGGGTTTGCCTGAACCTTGTGCCCTTCCCAATACCGAAGTTATGTTTCCTCATTTTATTGTGGGCGACTCTGCGTTCCCGTGA